In Daphnia magna isolate NIES linkage group LG6, ASM2063170v1.1, whole genome shotgun sequence, the following are encoded in one genomic region:
- the LOC116918760 gene encoding opsin, ultraviolet-sensitive gives MLLPNVWPGFNNESTGPIAQSWKYESRMNGWNTPADYKSYIHPHWLSYEEPNPMLHHLLGVLYIFFMIASCLGNGIVIYIFSTTKELKTPSNILILNLAICDFIMMIKTPVFIVNSFNEGPVFGRLGCSIYGLLGAYVGPCSAVTNAAIAYDRYRCISDPMGKRWSKSQASLIVLGCWVYASPVSLLPFTELVNRFVPEGYLTSCTFDYMADNLETKIFVFLLWIWCWIMPLGVIIFSYGKITTQVMTHEARLKEQAKKMNVETLRSGANKDVRNEIRVAKVGISLTTLFLLSWTPYFMIAFIGCYGNRALLTPGLSMIPACTCKLAACVDPFVYAINHPKYRLELMKRLPWLCVHEKDECAKEESSNASVISEAESRT, from the exons ATGTTACTCCCGAACGTTTGGCCGGGCTTCAACAATGAATCTACCGGACCGATAGCGCAATCATGGAA gtacgaATCCAGGATGAATGGCTGGAACACTCCAGCTGACTACAAGTCATACATTCATCCGCATTGGCTCAGCTACGAAGAACCTAATCCAATGCTACACCATTTGCTCGGCGTGCTCTACATCTTCTTTATGATCGCAAGTTGCCTAGGCAACGGAATAGTCATTTACATTTTTAGCAC GACGAAAGAGCTCAAAACACCTAGCAACATCTTAATTTTAAACCTGGCCATCTGCGATTTTATCATGATGATCAAGACTCCCGTCTTCATCGTGAATAGCTTCAACGAAGGCCCTGTTTTCGGTCGGTTGGGCTGCTCCATATACGGTCTGTTGGGCGCTTACGTCGGCCCATGTTCAGCCGTCACTAACGCTGCCATCGCTTACGATCGTTACAG GTGCATTTCTGATCCGATGGGTAAACGATGGTCTAAAAGTCAAGCTTCGTTGATTGTTCTCGGCTGTTGGGTTTATGCCAGTCCCGTGTCTCTGCTCCCGTTCACGGAGCTCGTCAACCGTTTCGTGCCAG AGGGCTATTTGACTAGCTGCACTTTTGACTACATGGCCGATAatttagaaacaaaaatattcgttttcttgttgtggATCTGGTGCTGGATCATGCCGTTGGGTGTCATCATATTTTCCTACGGAAAGATCACGACTCAAGTCATGACTCACGAAGCTCGTCTCAAAGAACAA GCCAAGAAGATGAACGTTGAAACTCTGAGAAGTGGAGCCAACAAGGACGTTCGCAACGAAATTCGTGTGGCTAAAGTTGGAATTTCACTTACGACGCTGTTTCTATTATCGTGGACACCGTATTTCATGATCGCTTTTATCGGATGCTATGGAAATCGCGCATTGCTAACACCTGGATTATCAATGATCCCAGCGTGCACCTGTAAACTGGCCGCCTGTGTCGATCCTTTCGTCTACGCCATCAATCATCCAAA ATACCGATTGGAGTTGATGAAAAGACTGCCATGGCTTTGTGTCCATGAAAAGGACGAATGTGCAAAGGAAGAAAGCTCTAACGCTTCGGTAATAAGCGAAGCTGAATCCAGGACATAA